One genomic segment of Hevea brasiliensis isolate MT/VB/25A 57/8 unplaced genomic scaffold, ASM3005281v1 Scaf157, whole genome shotgun sequence includes these proteins:
- the LOC110641379 gene encoding B-box zinc finger protein 19, whose amino-acid sequence MKGCELCDGAARMYCESDQASLCWDCDEKVHCANFLVAKHSRSLLCQVCQSPTPWKASGPKFGPTVSICESCFSLHNGKDGEIDEDLDESQGGNEQEDEFLDDSDDEDDDDDEEEELEEEDGENQVVPWSVTSPSPPVASSSSSEEEISSRFLGASAAALKRIRENNADLDSDDENGCSSSHLGCGRLSNEEGNSMASFRPLKQARTIGGVGARGGEVEDDHDHNHGQAESRSTAIIDSLKRLQNEMVSNRESASATILGISRLCRDRNR is encoded by the exons ATGAAAGGGTGTGAGCTTTGTGATGGCGCCGCGAGAATGTATTGCGAATCAGACCAAGCTAGCTTGTGTTGGGACTGCGATGAGAAGGTCCACTGTGCTAATTTTCTTGTGGCCAAACATTCCAGAAGTCTTCTTTGCCAAGTTTGTCAATCTCCGACGCCGTGGAAAGCATCCGGTCCTAAGTTTGGGCCCACTGTTTCTATCTGTGAATCTTGCTTTTCTTTGCATAACGGAAAGGATGGTGAAATCGATGAGGATCTGGACGAGAGCCAAGGAGGAAATGAGCAGGAAGATGAATTTTTAGATGATAGTGATGatgaggatgatgatgatgatgaggagGAGGAGTTGGAGGAGGAGGATGGGGAGAATCAGGTGGTGCCATGGTCAGTTACCTCGCCTTCACCTCCGGTGGCGAGTTCTTCGAGCAGCGAAGAGGAAATTTCGAGTAGATTTTTGGGAGCGAGTGCGGCGGCGTTGAAGCGGATTCGAGAGAATAATGCAGATCTTGATTCTGAT GATGAGAATGGATGCTCCTCTTCTCATTTGGGCTGTGGAAGACTAAGCAACGAAGAAGGGAATTCAATGGCTTCATTTAGACCATTGAAGCAAGCAAGGACGATCGGTGGCGTTGGAGCTCGAGGTGGTGAAGTAGAAGATGATCATGATCATAATCATGGTCAAGCAGAGTCAAGATCAACCGCCATTATTGACTCCCTCAAGAGACTCCAGAACGAAATGGTATCCAACAGAGAAAGCGCATCTGCAACCATTCTTGGCATTAGCAGATTGTGCAGAGATCGCAATCGTTGA
- the LOC110641365 gene encoding calcium-binding protein KRP1, producing MALDRAVEFEDYFPSMMERLGAEGFMMELCNGFRLLMDGEKGLITFESLKRNSVLLGLQDMRDDELVCMLMEGDLDGDGAINQMEFCILMFRLSPGMMVGPKQWMDYEFDVNNEMS from the coding sequence ATGGCATTAGATCGTGCAGTTGAATTCGAGGACTACTTCCCATCAATGATGGAGCGATTGGGAGCTGAAGGATTTATGATGGAATTATGTAACGGGTTTCGCTTGCTAATGGATGGTGAGAAGGGATTGATTACGTTTGAAAGCTTGAAGAGAAACAGTGTTTTATTGGGGTTGCAGGACATGAGGGATGATGAGCTTGTGTGCATGTTGATGGAAGGTGATTTGGATGGAGATGGAGCTATAAATCAGATGGAGTTTTGCATTCTCATGTTTAGACTGAGTCCAGGGATGATGGTTGGACCCAAACAATGGATGGATTACGAATTTGATGTAAATAACGAAATGTCGTAG
- the LOC110641364 gene encoding G-type lectin S-receptor-like serine/threonine-protein kinase At1g11300, with amino-acid sequence MESSFLFAFFTAFISLSIFESSKASDSLYPNQSIRHPHTIVSAGGTFSLGFFSPGKTENYYLGIWYTRIPMNKFVWVGNRDYPFHNSATLSISTDGNIMITDGKMSYKVTNISVSGNAFAKLLDSGNLILKGQVQKAGIYWQSFDYPTDTLLPGMNLGDDFRFNPEHFWTLVSWSSIGDPTPGNFSLVADFSGLRSCNLIIKQGNETYWKSPIQGLTYSGQERNSTMTMEQQDHYTGYVSNGFWFSEVIPKNERHRISTFNLSQNITSGKGYVTFSANTKATSRIVLDVSGQLKQQIWSEHDRQWNSLVSSKCGFHSCGPFSFCDESAHTPCTCLKGFRPYSPYAWKEGDTYQGCVRKASLQCNDSRVLEKDGFYHMRNFILPSNQVKLHVNNTEDCRSASLGNCSWIAYALDYDQGCLVWENELFDLKIPLDGDTNGRDFYLKLAASELSTKDTSSRNKIKRNARNKRQLWTIVILGTSLATLTLCLFIHLARTKLMRKGGDLLQFNLEMTIKDDNKECSEENSLRNFSYKEVKLPLFSFRSVAAATQNFSAANKLGEGGFGPVYKGKLLRGGEVAVKRLSRRSGQGWEELKNEALLIAKLQHKNLVRLLGCCIERDEKILIYEYMPNKSLDFFLFDPAKRTMLDWETRVRIIEGVAQGLLYLHQYSRLRIIHRDLKASNILLDKDMNPKISDFGMARIFGGNELEANTKRIVGTYGYMSPEYALEGLFSIKSDVFSFGVLLLEIVSGRKNTGLYQAAALNLLRYTWQLWTSESGLNSMDPALDNDPSTSTPVLLRYVQIALLCVQESATDRPTMSDVVSMLNNESAFLPSPKPPAFSNVRSAMESRSPMRIPETVNNVTITVLEAR; translated from the exons ATGGAATCCTCCTTTCTGTTCGCATTCTTTactgctttcatctctctctcaATCTTTGAGTCCTCCAAGGCAAGTGATTCTTTATATCCGAACCAATCAATTAGGCACCCACACACCATAGTATCTGCTGGCGGAACCTTTTCACTAGGCTTTTTTTCTCCAGGAAAAACCGAAAATTATTATTTGGGAATATGGTATACAAGGATTCCTATGAATAAGTTTGTTTGGGTTGGAAATAGAGACTACCCATTTCATAATTCTGCTACTCTTTCCATTAGTACTGATGGAAACATAATGATTACAGACGGAAAAATGTCCTATAAAGTGACAAATATTTCAGTTAGTGGCAACGCCTTTGCCAAGCTGCTAGATTCAGGTAACTTGATACTCAAAGGCCAAGTCCAAAAGGCAGGAATTTATTGGCAAAGCTTTGACTACCCCACTGATACACTTCTGCCTGGAATGAACCTTGGAGATGATTTTAGATTTAATCCGGAACACTTTTGGACATTAGTATCATGGAGCAGCATAGGAGACCCTACTCCAGGCAATTTCTCTCTGGTGGCCGATTTTTCTGGGTTACGTTCTTGTAATCTAATCATCAAGCAGGGGAATGAAACATATTGGAAAAGTCCAATCCAAGGACTTACTTACAGTGGACAAGAAAGGAACTCGACCATGACCATGGAGCAACAGGATCATTATACTGGGTATGTGAGCAATGGGTTTTGGTTTAGCGAGGTCATCCCAAAAAATGAGAGGCATCGAATTTCAACTTTCAATCTGAGCCAAAATATCACAAGTGGAAAAGGGTATGTGACTTTTTCTGCAAATACAAAAGCAACATCTCGGATTGTGTTAGATGTATCTGGGCAGCTTAAACAACAGATATGGTCAGAACATGACCGCCAATGGAATTCACTAGTTTCTTCTAAATGTGGGTTTCATTCATGTGGACCTTTCAGCTTCTGCGATGAAAGTGCCCATACACCATGCACTTGTTTGAAAGGTTTCAGGCCCTATTCCCCTTATGCCTGGAAAGAGGGCGACACTTATCAAGGCTGTGTGAGGAAAGCCAGTTTGCAGTGCAACGACAGCAGAGTTCTTGAGAAAGATGGGTTTTATCACATGCGTAATTTCATTTTGCCCAGTAATCAAGTGAAGTTGCATGTTAACAATACTGAAGATTGCAGATCAGCTAGCTTAGGCAATTGTTCTTGGATTGCTTATGCTTTGGACTATGATCAAGGGTGCTTGGTATGGGAAAACGAATTATTTGACCTGAAGATACCTTTAGATGGCGATACTAATGGCAGAGACTTTTATCTCAAGCTTGCAGCTTCTGAATTGAGTACTAAAG ACACTAGTTCAAGAAATAAGATCAAAAGGAATGCAAGGAACAAGAGGCAACTATGGACAATTGTCATACTGGGAACATCTCTTGCAACGCTTACTTTATGCTTGTTTATTCATCTAGCAAGGACAAAGCTGATGAGGAAAG GGGGGGATTTATTGCAATTTAATTTAGAAATGACCATAAAAGATGATAATAAGGAGTGCAGTGAAGAAAATAGTCTTCGAAATTTTAGTTACAAGGAAGTCAAATTGCCATTATTCAGTTTTAGGAGTGTTGCTGCAGCGACACAGAATTTTTCAGCTGCCAATAAGCTTGGGGAGGGTGGATTTGGTCCTGTTTACAAG GGGAAATTGTTGAGAGGAGGAGAGGTAGCTGTGAAAAGGCTTTCAAGAAGATCTGGACAAGGATGGGAAGAGTTGAAAAACGAGGCACTCCTTATAGCCAAGCTCCAACACAAGAATCTTGTTAGACTTTTGGGATGTTGCATTGAACGAGATGAAAAGATTCTAATATACGAGTACATGCCCAACAAAAGCTTGGATTTCTTTCTCTTCG ATCCAGCCAAACGTACGATGTTAGACTGGGAGACACGTGTAAGGATCATTGAAGGGGTTGCTCAAGGACTTCTGTATCTACACCAGTATTCCAGGTTACGAATCATTCATCGAGATTTGAAGGCTAGCAATATTTTGTTAGATAAGGACATGAACCCCAAAATATCAGATTTCGGCATGGCAAGAATCTTTGGAGGAAATGAGTTAGAAGCAAACACAAAAAGAATTGTTGGAACCTA tggttATATGTCCCCTGAATATGCTCTGGAGGGCCTCTTCTCAATCAAATCAGATGTATTTAGCTTTGGAGTGTTACTGCTTGAGATCGTGAGTGGCAGGAAGAACACTGGTCTTTATCAAGCTGCTGCTCTCAACCTTCTTAGATAT ACATGGCAATTATGGACAAGCGAAAGTGGATTGAACTCGATGGATCCAGCATTAGACAACGATCCATCTACATCTACACCTGTGCTGTTGAGATATGTTCAAATAGCTCTGCTTTGTGTTCAAGAAAGCGCAACAGATAGACCCACCATGTCTGATGTTGTTTCAATGCTCAACAATGAAAGTGCCTTCCTGCCTTCTCCGAAACCACCTGCTTTTTCAAATGTGAGAAGCGCCATGGAATCAAGGTCACCAATGAGAATTCCAGAGACTGTCAATAACGTGACAATTACAGTTTTGGAAGCTCGGTAA